The DNA sequence TCGACGTGAACGTCTCGATCGGCACCATCTTCTCGGTGCTGCGCAAGGTCGGCCACAACCGCGGCGTGAGCGAAGAGGACTTCCTGCAGCCGGGCAAGTTCCAGGCGGCCGCCGGCTACTGCGTGTATGGACCGCAGACCACGCTGGTGCTGACGGTGGGCGACGGTGTCGCGATGTTCACGCTCGACCGCGAGACGGGCTCGTGGGTGCTGACCAGCGAGAACGTGCAGATCCCGGCCGACACCAAGGAATTCGCGATCAACATGTCGAACATGCGCCACTGGGACGAGCCCGTGAAGCGCTACATCGACGAGTGCCTGGCCGGCAAGGAAGGCCCGCGCGGCAAGGACTTCAACATGCGCTGGGTGGCCTCGATGGTCGCCGACGTGCACCGCATCCTGACCCGCGGCGGCGTGTTTCTCTATCCGTGGGACAAGCGTGAACCGGCCAAGCCGGGCAAGCTGCGCCTGATGTACGAAGCCAACCCGATGGCCTTCCTCGTCGAGCAGGCTGGCGGCATGGCCACCAACGGCCACCAGCGCATCATGGATCTGGGCCCGACCAAGCTGCACGAGCGTGTCAGCGTGATCCTGGGCTCGAAGAACGAAGTGCAGCGCGTGACGGAATACCACCTGGAATCTGCACAGACCCCTTCCCAAGAATAAAAGAACGCTGCTACAATATCGTTCTTTAGCCGGTGTAGCTCAGTTGGTAGAGCAGCTCATTCGTAATGAGAAGGTCGAGGGTTCGACTCCTTTCTCCGGCACCAATAAAATCAACGGGTTAGCGCTCACAAGGCGCTGACCCGTTGTGCTTTGTAGGCCTTCCGTAGCCACATCGTAGCCACGGTGAACCCGTAGCCGGTCGGCTCGGCACCAGCGCCAGCCCGGACCATCTCGCGCAGCACCTCCAGATGGTCGGCGCTCTTCCAGGCTAAACCGCTTGGGGGTGTCCTCAACTTGAGGAAGCCCGCCCACCACGAAACATTCGTAGTGGGCGAGCCTGAATTGAAATCAGGTCGTCTCGCTTGGCAACGGGGTGCATGTGGCTGGCGCCACCGATCCGCGGGCGGGCCTCACTGCCTCCGCGGGAAGACCGATTGAAAGACTTCCCTCTCTGGTGCGCCTGGGCAGCGTCTGCGCCGGCTCGCTGCGCATCGGTGACTTGATTCCCTCCGCTCTGCGGTGTTGCTCAAGGCTCGAAGGGTTGGTGACTCCGGCAAGCCTTTCCCCTGACCCGCAGTGCAGCAGGTTCAGGGCTTGCCGGGTCGTCGCCTTGCCCGTAGG is a window from the Sphaerotilus montanus genome containing:
- a CDS encoding class 1 fructose-bisphosphatase, which translates into the protein MTKRISLTQYLVEQQREHGHIPGQLRLLIEVVARACKRIAIAVNKGALGEVLGSAGSENVQGEVQKKLDIISNEVLIEANEWGGHLAAMASEEMDDIHVVPNRYPQGEYMLLFDPLDGSSNIDVNVSIGTIFSVLRKVGHNRGVSEEDFLQPGKFQAAAGYCVYGPQTTLVLTVGDGVAMFTLDRETGSWVLTSENVQIPADTKEFAINMSNMRHWDEPVKRYIDECLAGKEGPRGKDFNMRWVASMVADVHRILTRGGVFLYPWDKREPAKPGKLRLMYEANPMAFLVEQAGGMATNGHQRIMDLGPTKLHERVSVILGSKNEVQRVTEYHLESAQTPSQE